From a region of the Helianthus annuus cultivar XRQ/B chromosome 5, HanXRQr2.0-SUNRISE, whole genome shotgun sequence genome:
- the LOC110943469 gene encoding probable indole-3-pyruvate monooxygenase YUCCA10: MKQETVVVIVGAGPAGIATSASLNLLSIPNIVLEREDCYASLWQKKAYDRLKLHLAKNFCELPHMPFPLSTPTFVPKNMFVKYLKNYVYHFNVDPLYQRSVESAWYDKSAQKWVVTAKNSVSGLVEEYVSEFLVVATGENSEGFIPNVYGLDTFSGLVIHSIEYENGKKFRDKDVLVVGAGNSGMEIAYDLCNWGAQTSVVVRSPTHVLTKELVQLGMYLLKYIPCTFVDKVVLMLSKLLYGDLGRYGIQRPLKGPFLLKKETGRSPVIDVGTISKIRTGDIEVMPAISDIQGDRIKFTNDQERQFDAIVFATGFKSTVRKWLKDDGGLFNEKGMPKYKSPNHWKGENGLYCVGFASAGLFGISNDAKSIAKDISRIVDDGN; this comes from the exons ATGAAGCAAGAAACCGTTGTTGTGATAGTTGGAGCAGGACCTGCTGGCATTGCAACATCAGCAAGTCTCAATCTTCTTTCAATCCCGAACATTGTTCTTGAAAGGGAAGATTGTTATGCATCTTTATGGCAAAAGAAGGCTTATGACCGTTTAAAGCTTCACTTAGCCAAAAATTTTTGCGAACTCCCTCATATGCCATTTCCTTTGTCCACACCCACATTTGTACCAAAAAATATGTTTGTCAAATACTTGAAAAACTATGTTTATCATTTTAATGTAGACCCATTGTACCAACGTAGTGTCGAGAGTGCATGGTATGATAAAAGTGCACAAAAATGGGTGGTTACTGCCAAAAATAGTGTTTCAGGTTTGGTCGAGGAGTACGTAAGTGAGTTTCTTGTGGTGGCAACTGGTGAAAATAGTGAAGGCTTTATTCCTAATGTTTATGGTTTAGATACCTTCAGCGGGTTGGTCATCCACTCCATTGAGTATGAAAATGGAAAGAAATTTAGAGACAAGGATGTGCTTGTTGTTGGTGCTGGAAACTCTGGCATGGAAATTGCATACGATTTGTGCAATTGGGGTGCACAAACATCAGTCGTTGTTCGTAGCCCG ACACATGTGCTTACCAAGGAGTTAGTGCAACTCGGAAtgtatttattaaaatatattcCGTGCACTTTTGTTGATAAGGTGGTTTTAATGTTGAGTAAGTTGTTGTATGGAGATCTTGGTAGGTATGGAATACAAAGGCCACTGAAAGGACCATTCTTGCTTAAAAAAGAAACCGGGAGATCACCTGTTATTGATGTTGGGACAATTTCAAAGATTAGAACAGGAGACATTGAG GTTATGCCGGCTATTAGCGATATACAAGGTGATAGAATCAAATTTACAAATGATCAAGAGAGGCAGTTTGATGCCATTGTctttgctactggttttaaaagCACCGTGCGAAAATGGCTCAAG GATGATGGAGGTTTGTTTAACGAGAAAGGAATGCCAAAATACAAAAGCCCTAATCATTGGAAAGGAGAAAACGGTCTCTATTGTGTTGGATTTGCTAGTGCTGGATTATTTGGCATCTCCAATGATGCCAAGAGTATTGCTAAGGATATCTCCCGTATTGTTGATGATGGGAACTAA